Part of the Toxorhynchites rutilus septentrionalis strain SRP unplaced genomic scaffold, ASM2978413v1 HiC_scaffold_198, whole genome shotgun sequence genome is shown below.
ACGTAATGCTTTTGCTTGATGATATTCACTGCCTCTGGATATTCTTCCTTAAATCTATCCGCGTTTATGTTCTTTACAAATTGGGCTGTTGCTGGAGAACAGCACGCCCCAAACGTCATGACTTGCATAACGTAAGTATTCGGCTCATTCTGCTCGGCGTGATCCCGCCACAGGAATCGTTGACACTGCTGGTCCACAGGTATGATTCCTACCTGATGGAACATCTCGCGAATGTCGGCACAGAGACCAATCTGGTGTTCTCGAAATTGATACAGAATACCCACCAGCGAAGCCAACTGGTCCGGTCCGGTAAGAAGTGCCGAGTTTAGAGACGTTCCATACACTTGGGCTGCAGCATCCCATACTATCCTTATTTTTCCTGGTTTGTTCACGTTGTATACTGGAAAAATGGGTAAGTACCACACGCGTTCATGCTTCTCCGCGAGCTCAACCTGAGATAATTTTCGTATGTAGTTCTTTGATTCGTACTCTctgattttttctttcattatgTTTGCCAATTCTTCATCCTTTTCCATGCGCTTCTCCAAGCACCTCCAACGCCGAACAGCAATTTCTTTGTTATCTGGAAGACGAACTTTATCAGAACGCCACAGCAGTCCCGTTTCATAGCGAAGTCCATTGAAGCGTGTGCGGGATTCAAGCAGAAGCATTGCCCGTTCATCATTCTTTGACAATTGTGGCTGATTTTGATTGACCACCAAACTGTCGATGGAAAAATAATTCTTAACCATCTGATTTAGATTTATCGCGTTCTGTTCACTGCAGGTACATATATGATACGTATGGCTGATAGTATTCACGGAATTCTCATTCGCCCTGCCTCCGTATACAGTCCAACCGAGGTTAGTCTTTACTGCGATCGGCTCACCAACTTTTCCCTCTCGACTCTTTCGCACTAGCATAAGGTTAGCGTGGCGTAAGCCAATTAGTATGCGTGGACGAACATTTGAGTACGAGTCAATCGGAAGTCCGTATAGATAACCGTACTTTGATCTTAGATGTTGTATATCTAAAGTTTGAAAAGGTAACTGCAGTTGCTTTACCGTTCTGGCGTCATGGAGCGAAGACCGTTTACCTCCACGTCCGCATATCTCGACATTTACGCTCCTAGAGTCAGACTCATTACGGTGTGTTCCGCCCGTCCATTTGAGACAGAGAGGGCGAATATCTCCAGATAGCTTGAGCTCATCGGCTAGCTCCTCATCGATGAGGGTCAGCTCTGATCCGTCGTCTAAAAATGCATAACACTGCACTTGAACTCCTTCACCAAACAACGTCACTGGTAAGTATCGAAACGATCCCGGAACAAGACCAGATTGATGAGTACAAATATTGCGTTCCTCTTTCTGATTTGTGGTCTCATGCCTACTGCCATCACTTGATCCTGCTGGAGGAGTGAAATCTTTATGGAGTAATACCTGGTGTTTAAACGTGCAGCCGTTTTTTCCACAAATTCCAGAGTAACAGCCTCCCTTATGCTGACGTAGGCACTTCCGACAGAAATTAAAGCCACGAACGGTCGCCCATCTCGCCTCGTAAGACAACTCCTGGAAACGTTTACACTTTCCAAGATTTTTGCAATCGCCCTTACAGGCTGGGCATGGTTTACCTTCGCCACTTGCGAGGTTTGCCGAAGAACTACTAATTGTTGTCTGCGGTGTGTCTCGCTCATGAGATTTAAACTCCGCGTGAGTATTCACGTATTTTTCTCTTCGAGCTCCACGGAACTCCGGTTGCTTATTTCCTCGACTCTGAGATTCGAAAACCACGCTAACGTCTTCCGCTAAACTATATATCCACCGACCAAAGGTTGAGAGTTTCACTGTCGACAACTTCCTTATATACCGTGCCCAGTCCAGTCTTATTTGCGGCGGAAGCTTGATGACAAACTCCTTGAGCAGGGTAGTATCGCACATATAGAGACTTTCATCATAAACTTCTATTGTGGCACAAAGGTTTTGTACCTCCAGAGCGAAGTCGACCAGTTTGTCCATTGCATCTGGTCTTATGTTTGGCATCGATATGATTTTCTCCTTCAGACGTTCGATTATCAATTCCGGCCTACCGAATCTCAATTTCAATGCGTTGATCGCCTTCCCCACCGTTTCAGGTCGCAGTAAGAAGCTTCGAACAGCATTATAAGCATCTCCTCTTAAACAATTCCTCAAACGAATCATATTCTCCGCTTCTGTGTAACCGCAAATTTCCGTGGTATCTTCGTAAGTGGACAGGAACATGGGCCATTCTTCCGGGTTACCGCTAAACTTGGGCAGCTCGCGAGGGACAACCTGACGGGCTGCTAATTCATCCTTCGTTAGTCGCTTTTGATTGCGGAGAGAGTGATGCTGCTCTGTTACGGACAGTTTACTATTTCCGCTCATCGACGTGGTAACATGTTTCTCTAACGGTCTCTCATGTTCACAATACGCCGAATCACCATGGTCATCTGCTTGAACCTCCTCTTCGCTGTTCTCACATTCCGTTTCACTGACAGCTTCCTCTTCTTGGGGGTTCTTATTCTTGGAACAGTTCAATAATATActttttctcagattttcagtTTCCACTTCTTTTGTCGGATCGACTAAGGTGGCCTTCTGGATCGTgacacacttttcatcattacgGGTTTCGTCACGTTTTAACCAGTCTTGAACCTTATGACGAACACTCTGATGATCAACAACAGATCCACCGCAACATTCTAAGTCGGCAATCTCCTTCATCACCTTAAATTTCTTCTGCACCAATTCTCGCTTACGCTGCATCTCTTCTTGCATCAATGTCTCTTCAGCCTCAATTTGTTT
Proteins encoded:
- the LOC129781732 gene encoding uncharacterized protein LOC129781732, whose translation is MSDPGVHSASGSKQPSDKQLKSLGTRSEKKANTPPQSDVVASSTPKMQNPIIPVHESTPVGQSNCGLCNKPDDERMVQCDDCDVWHHFSCVDVSQDIKDRSWVCLKCVNAKATNGGSKSKRKSNVQKRSFTMLHKKAVRAINAKGKRKLTTTINRKGHVDDTKAKRDDNPMEAGGSHTKPAAMNPVGKAGSVVSEASFRSTKARLDVELKQIEAEETLMQEEMQRKRELVQKKFKVMKEIADLECCGGSVVDHQSVRHKVQDWLKRDETRNDEKCVTIQKATLVDPTKEVETENLRKSILLNCSKNKNPQEEEAVSETECENSEEEVQADDHGDSAYCEHERPLEKHVTTSMSGNSKLSVTEQHHSLRNQKRLTKDELAARQVVPRELPKFSGNPEEWPMFLSTYEDTTEICGYTEAENMIRLRNCLRGDAYNAVRSFLLRPETVGKAINALKLRFGRPELIIERLKEKIISMPNIRPDAMDKLVDFALEVQNLCATIEVYDESLYMCDTTLLKEFVIKLPPQIRLDWARYIRKLSTVKLSTFGRWIYSLAEDVSVVFESQSRGNKQPEFRGARREKYVNTHAEFKSHERDTPQTTISSSSANLASGEGKPCPACKGDCKNLGKCKRFQELSYEARWATVRGFNFCRKCLRQHKGGCYSGICGKNGCTFKHQVLLHKDFTPPAGSSDGSRHETTNQKEERNICTHQSGLVPGSFRYLPVTLFGEGVQVQCYAFLDDGSELTLIDEELADELKLSGDIRPLCLKWTGGTHRNESDSRSVNVEICGRGGKRSSLHDARTVKQLQLPFQTLDIQHLRSKYGYLYGLPIDSYSNVRPRILIGLRHANLMLVRKSREGKVGEPIAVKTNLGWTVYGGRANENSVNTISHTYHICTCSEQNAINLNQMVKNYFSIDSLVVNQNQPQLSKNDERAMLLLESRTRFNGLRYETGLLWRSDKVRLPDNKEIAVRRWRCLEKRMEKDEELANIMKEKIREYESKNYIRKLSQVELAEKHERVWYLPIFPVYNVNKPGKIRIVWDAAAQVYGTSLNSALLTGPDQLASLVGILYQFREHQIGLCADIREMFHQVGIIPVDQQCQRFLWRDHAEQNEPNTYVMQVMTFGACCSPATAQFVKNINADRFKEEYPEAVNIIKQKHYVDDLVMSVETEQKAVELAEAVRLIHMQGGFEIRNFVSNSPLVLSIMNGEKSVEKDLNITAELSSQKILGM